In Thermotomaculum hydrothermale, a single genomic region encodes these proteins:
- a CDS encoding nucleotidyltransferase family protein, which produces MRFNFKIKGFVLAAGLGTRLKPITDNIPKPLVTLGDKTLIEYGLNLFKKNRIKEIGLNIHHKREQLEKFAKENGLIPFYEKEILGTGGYLTNLRKFFDAYMVTINCDTVFFNDEGILDRLIKSHIENKNLITLVLKKLKGEKATPFQVEGQSIKSIGKGGDYFFTGLQMLSPEIIPLIEYSIVDVYKKLIPTKKIGFVEFRGTWFDCGTLSGLINANKYIFGSGNSVVYPGGDVSKNITLKNSVIYNAKVEGYGEIINSIIYENAYLNLKGEQIENKIIV; this is translated from the coding sequence TTGAGATTTAACTTCAAAATAAAAGGCTTTGTCCTTGCTGCAGGGTTGGGAACAAGGCTAAAGCCAATCACTGATAACATACCCAAACCTCTTGTAACATTGGGAGATAAAACTCTTATTGAATACGGATTAAATCTGTTTAAAAAAAATAGAATTAAAGAAATTGGGTTAAATATTCACCATAAAAGAGAGCAATTGGAAAAATTCGCTAAAGAAAACGGTTTAATTCCATTTTACGAAAAAGAGATTTTAGGAACAGGTGGCTATCTTACAAATTTAAGGAAATTCTTTGATGCATATATGGTTACAATAAACTGCGACACTGTATTCTTCAATGATGAAGGCATATTAGACAGACTCATTAAAAGTCACATTGAAAATAAAAACCTTATAACACTTGTTTTGAAAAAATTAAAAGGTGAAAAAGCCACTCCTTTTCAGGTTGAGGGACAATCAATTAAATCAATAGGTAAAGGGGGAGATTATTTTTTCACAGGATTGCAGATGCTCTCCCCTGAAATAATCCCATTAATAGAGTACTCTATTGTTGATGTTTACAAAAAACTTATTCCTACTAAGAAAATAGGCTTTGTAGAATTTAGGGGGACATGGTTTGATTGCGGAACACTATCAGGCTTGATAAACGCAAATAAGTATATTTTTGGTTCTGGAAATTCAGTTGTTTATCCGGGTGGTGATGTCTCAAAAAATATCACTCTAAAAAATTCAGTAATCTATAATGCAAAGGTTGAGGGATACGGGGAAATAATAAACTCAATAATCTATGAAAATGCGTACTTAAACTTGAAAGGCGAGCAAATAGAAAATAAAATAATTGTATGA
- a CDS encoding HD domain-containing phosphohydrolase, translating to MNNNFYEKLLTIWERLNSELDIDFVLTNAMSLLEEEIGAERSSIWEIDSDKNEIFFRILSGDESEKLKEIRLKMGEGVVGHTISEKKVIIINNVKQSPYWSKKVDSVSHFETKSILSVPLEYKGEVIGAIQLINKIKGDGFSKEDSEKVKMIAIPISTALVNAKMYNELKNIFFETSLALADAIEKRDYYTAGHTRRVMKYSVMIGERLGFSKEQLYWLSLSAILHDIGKIGIPDAILNKQAPLDSAEREIMKKHPVLGYEIVKKVEGLRKALDGILYHHETEDGSGYPEGLKNGEIPLFAKIISVCDTFDAMTTDRPYRKALSYQKAIEEIDKYSGKQFDPRVVEVFKTIINEKVMRELNEG from the coding sequence ATGAACAACAATTTTTACGAAAAATTGTTAACAATCTGGGAAAGGTTAAACTCAGAGTTAGATATTGATTTTGTGCTTACAAATGCTATGAGTTTACTTGAAGAGGAGATAGGGGCTGAAAGAAGTTCAATCTGGGAAATTGATTCTGATAAAAATGAGATTTTTTTCAGAATTTTAAGTGGAGATGAGAGCGAAAAACTAAAAGAAATCAGGCTTAAAATGGGTGAAGGTGTTGTAGGTCACACAATATCTGAAAAAAAAGTTATTATAATCAACAATGTAAAACAATCACCTTATTGGTCAAAGAAAGTGGATAGCGTAAGCCATTTTGAAACAAAGTCAATTTTATCAGTCCCCCTTGAATACAAAGGGGAGGTTATAGGTGCTATCCAGCTAATTAATAAAATTAAGGGAGATGGTTTTTCGAAAGAAGATTCTGAAAAGGTTAAAATGATTGCAATCCCAATTTCAACAGCCCTTGTTAACGCAAAAATGTATAATGAGCTTAAAAATATTTTCTTTGAAACATCACTTGCTTTGGCCGATGCTATTGAAAAAAGGGATTACTATACAGCCGGGCACACAAGAAGAGTTATGAAGTATAGTGTGATGATTGGGGAGAGGTTAGGCTTTTCAAAAGAGCAGTTGTACTGGCTTTCTCTATCTGCAATTCTTCACGATATAGGCAAGATAGGTATTCCGGATGCAATCTTAAACAAGCAGGCACCATTGGACAGTGCAGAAAGGGAAATTATGAAAAAACACCCTGTTTTAGGATATGAGATTGTAAAAAAAGTTGAAGGGTTGAGAAAGGCTTTAGACGGTATTTTGTATCACCATGAAACAGAGGATGGAAGCGGATATCCTGAAGGCTTGAAGAATGGAGAAATTCCTTTGTTTGCAAAAATAATATCTGTTTGTGATACATTTGACGCAATGACAACTGATAGGCCTTACAGAAAAGCTTTAAGTTATCAAAAAGCAATTGAGGAAATTGATAAATATTCTGGAAAACAGTTTGACCCAAGGGTTGTTGAAGTGTTCAAAACTATTATCAATGAAAAGGTTATGAGGGAGTTGAATGAAGGTTGA
- a CDS encoding GSU2203 family decaheme c-type cytochrome → MRRLTLICLVVGFVLFFPSLAISADKGFVGVDTCSGCHEDVVTAFDKSFHATYFKKGDQFKCEACHGPGEQHADEEDPSLIYGPSNNKFKLEKQCLKCHSNVLHGLKEKHVIEYGVGCTDCHKVHQPAFKGSLVKEENKLCISCHKKERAQFLLPSHHPVVKEGKMKCIDCHKFDGSEENKLDERVNAKCLSCHPQYRGPFVFEHAPVAENCTICHNPHGAVADNLLKKNEPFLCLQCHQMHFHATLPGYEGTSTEPNHPDRVVRSDRQSFKRAFTTKCTQCHTRVHGTDLPSEGLSGQGKALTR, encoded by the coding sequence ATGAGGAGGTTAACTTTAATTTGTTTGGTTGTCGGGTTTGTGTTATTTTTCCCAAGCCTGGCAATTTCTGCCGACAAAGGTTTTGTCGGAGTGGACACATGTTCAGGTTGCCATGAAGATGTGGTAACGGCTTTTGATAAGTCATTCCATGCCACTTACTTTAAAAAAGGCGACCAATTTAAGTGCGAAGCATGTCACGGTCCTGGCGAACAGCATGCAGATGAAGAGGACCCGTCTTTGATTTATGGCCCTTCTAACAACAAATTTAAACTTGAAAAACAGTGCTTAAAATGCCACTCTAATGTTCTTCATGGATTAAAAGAAAAACATGTTATTGAGTATGGAGTAGGCTGCACAGATTGTCACAAGGTTCACCAGCCTGCTTTTAAAGGTAGTCTGGTAAAAGAGGAGAACAAACTCTGTATTTCCTGTCACAAAAAGGAAAGAGCACAGTTTTTACTTCCTTCTCACCACCCGGTTGTAAAAGAAGGAAAGATGAAATGCATTGATTGTCACAAGTTTGATGGCTCAGAAGAAAACAAGCTGGATGAAAGGGTAAATGCAAAGTGCTTAAGCTGTCATCCACAGTACAGAGGTCCATTTGTATTCGAGCATGCTCCAGTTGCTGAGAATTGTACAATATGCCACAATCCTCATGGAGCAGTTGCTGATAATCTTTTGAAGAAAAATGAGCCTTTCCTGTGCTTACAGTGCCACCAGATGCATTTCCATGCAACTTTACCCGGATATGAGGGAACTTCAACAGAGCCTAACCATCCGGATAGGGTTGTGCGTTCAGATAGGCAGTCTTTTAAGAGAGCGTTTACTACCAAGTGCACCCAGTGTCATACAAGGGTTCACGGTACAGACCTCCCGTCCGAGGGCTTAAGCGGACAGGGTAAGGCATTAACCAGGTAA
- the lon gene encoding endopeptidase La: MEKQLENFTEPEINTPDILPVLPLRDVVVFPYFLIPLSVGRPASIEAVNAALEGQRFIFLATQKNPEIEEPTIDQLYPIGTVAVIIKMLKMPDGTLRILVQGIHRAKIKSLNDGKPYYKAAIERVNDKVIEKDVRVEALMRTVLEQFEKAVKLGKTVPPEFLSLIATIEEPGKLSDFITNHLNLKIEEQIELLEETNPIKRLEKINNYLAKEIAVLELQQKITLEAKDEIDKSQREYFLRQQLKAILHELGESEDFEQELEEYREKLKKTPLNEEARKEAEKQIKRLARMHGDSAEASVVRTYLDWLFDLPWGKFTEDNLDILKAKKILDKEHYGLKEVKERILEYLAVRKIKKDMKGPILCFVGPPGVGKTSLGRSIANALNRKFIRMSIGGVKDEAEIRGHRRTYVGAMPGRIIQGIKQAGTMNPVFMLDEVDKIGADFRGDPSNALLEALDPEQNNSFRDHYLGVPFDLSGVMFITTANQLDTIQPAFLDRMEVIHIPGYTLEEKVEIAKRHLIPKQMKENGVPKGKIKITSGAIKKIVEGYTREAGVRNLERLINKLIRKIIFKMVENNEFDNPEIKYAVKAKDVKEFLGAEKILEDRRLKENRIGVATGLAWTPFGGDILFIETSVMRGNGRLILTGQLGDVMKESAQAALSYLRANEKKYGLEEFPFDKKDIHIHVPAGAIPKDGPSAGITLATSLLSALTEREVKASVAMTGEITLRGDVLAVGGLKEKILAAKRAGIVDIIAPKENRNEIEEIEPQYLEGLKIHYVKNVDEVFKLALVK; this comes from the coding sequence ATGGAGAAGCAGTTAGAAAATTTTACAGAACCAGAAATAAATACTCCGGACATTCTGCCGGTGTTACCATTAAGGGATGTTGTTGTTTTCCCCTATTTCTTAATTCCTTTATCTGTTGGAAGGCCTGCCTCAATAGAAGCTGTAAATGCTGCACTTGAAGGACAGAGGTTTATATTTCTTGCAACCCAGAAAAATCCTGAAATTGAAGAGCCTACCATAGACCAGTTGTACCCGATAGGAACTGTTGCAGTGATAATAAAAATGCTTAAAATGCCTGACGGGACACTGAGAATACTGGTTCAGGGAATTCACAGGGCAAAGATTAAAAGTTTAAACGACGGAAAGCCTTATTACAAAGCCGCAATTGAAAGGGTTAACGACAAGGTAATTGAGAAGGATGTCAGGGTTGAAGCCTTAATGAGAACAGTTCTTGAACAGTTTGAAAAGGCAGTAAAATTAGGAAAAACAGTCCCCCCTGAGTTTTTAAGCCTTATCGCAACAATTGAAGAACCGGGGAAACTATCAGATTTTATAACAAATCACCTTAATCTTAAAATTGAAGAACAGATTGAATTGCTTGAGGAAACAAACCCTATTAAAAGGCTTGAAAAAATAAACAATTACCTTGCAAAGGAAATTGCAGTCCTTGAGTTGCAGCAAAAAATCACCCTTGAAGCAAAGGATGAAATTGATAAATCCCAGAGAGAATACTTTTTAAGGCAACAATTAAAAGCCATTCTCCATGAATTAGGCGAATCAGAAGACTTTGAACAGGAATTAGAAGAATACAGGGAAAAATTAAAAAAGACCCCTTTAAACGAGGAAGCAAGGAAGGAAGCTGAAAAACAGATTAAAAGGCTTGCAAGAATGCACGGTGATTCTGCCGAGGCAAGCGTTGTTAGAACATACCTTGACTGGCTGTTTGACCTACCATGGGGGAAATTTACTGAAGACAACCTTGATATTTTAAAGGCCAAAAAAATTCTGGACAAAGAGCATTACGGTTTAAAAGAGGTTAAAGAGAGAATTTTAGAATACCTTGCTGTGAGAAAAATAAAAAAGGATATGAAAGGCCCTATTCTTTGCTTTGTTGGACCTCCAGGAGTCGGGAAAACATCTTTAGGCCGCTCAATTGCAAATGCTTTAAATAGAAAGTTTATAAGAATGTCAATAGGCGGTGTTAAAGATGAAGCAGAAATCAGGGGGCATAGAAGAACCTATGTTGGTGCAATGCCTGGAAGAATTATTCAGGGGATAAAACAGGCAGGCACAATGAATCCTGTATTTATGCTTGATGAGGTGGACAAAATTGGCGCAGATTTCAGGGGAGACCCATCAAACGCATTGCTTGAGGCTTTAGACCCTGAACAGAACAATTCGTTCAGAGACCATTATCTTGGAGTGCCATTTGATTTATCCGGTGTTATGTTTATTACAACTGCAAACCAGTTAGACACAATTCAACCTGCTTTTTTAGACAGAATGGAGGTAATCCACATACCAGGTTACACGCTTGAGGAAAAGGTTGAAATTGCAAAAAGGCATTTAATCCCCAAACAGATGAAGGAAAACGGTGTACCAAAGGGTAAAATAAAAATTACTTCAGGGGCAATTAAAAAGATTGTTGAAGGCTACACAAGGGAAGCGGGAGTAAGAAATTTAGAGAGACTGATAAATAAATTGATTAGAAAAATCATCTTTAAAATGGTTGAAAACAACGAATTTGACAATCCTGAAATTAAATACGCAGTAAAAGCAAAAGATGTAAAAGAATTTTTAGGTGCAGAAAAAATACTTGAAGATAGAAGGCTGAAAGAAAACAGAATAGGAGTTGCAACAGGGTTGGCATGGACACCTTTTGGCGGAGATATTCTTTTCATAGAAACCTCAGTTATGAGGGGAAATGGAAGGCTTATTTTAACCGGGCAATTAGGGGATGTAATGAAAGAGTCTGCACAGGCTGCTTTAAGCTATTTAAGGGCTAATGAAAAGAAATACGGCTTAGAAGAATTCCCCTTTGATAAAAAAGATATTCATATCCATGTCCCCGCAGGGGCAATACCTAAAGACGGGCCATCTGCTGGAATTACACTTGCAACCTCTCTCTTATCAGCCTTAACCGAAAGGGAAGTTAAGGCAAGTGTTGCTATGACAGGAGAAATCACTTTAAGGGGAGATGTACTTGCCGTTGGTGGTCTTAAAGAGAAAATACTTGCTGCAAAGAGGGCGGGTATTGTTGACATTATTGCACCTAAAGAAAACAGGAATGAGATTGAAGAGATTGAGCCTCAATACCTTGAAGGCTTAAAAATACACTATGTAAAGAATGTTGATGAAGTCTTTAAGCTTGCATTGGTAAAATAG
- a CDS encoding GSU2204 family CXXCH-containing (seleno)protein, translating into MRKLIALLAILFVSAWCFAGEPKKESANYAEIGAHGSSVTKDGTKAAEYDEAITHAEGSLKFRWVKTDGDVKIKWEGEVESHSDMNFKLVINSGTWFKSTTTYNKFFHRLGHDKLANLEGRESVDPVNNTPGGKFVFHEDYDPDVDYYTVYEKFSQVFDFNLDNDSPFKHVQVGLSSMGRKGYHQINGLSHCDSCHITSKAGKTDEMTYDLWVKADAKVGNTDISYKGTYSKFNNRADQYSFYYDLPRHPVKGTLVDEFASRTIFGGERLPADYNNDNEMFENAVSIESVISPKDTIYAKLLYSTQKNKAIDLQMDTKAGSLRYTRKFSKNFRFDAYFSYYTIDNDDYFVDLPNWRVTGDPMAFTRYSSFNRDVSYFKLRGIYKFSPNQRLTFTYRYQQIDRDNLIVNYENKSTDTTKNLFKIRYDGRFEGSRAFFEVSYEDIDHPFESYNGIYEESYHNYSNGPLWYYLRERSGEATSLPNQDFKIKGSFTIDLTDNSSLNIYGNYRDGENDELNTYKMDLTAKNAGFDYFVQLNDNTVITLGYDYSNGSQTTLFAVPIMDG; encoded by the coding sequence ATGAGGAAGTTAATTGCACTTCTCGCAATATTGTTTGTTTCTGCCTGGTGTTTTGCCGGTGAACCCAAAAAAGAGAGCGCAAACTACGCTGAAATTGGGGCACACGGTAGCTCAGTAACTAAAGACGGCACCAAGGCAGCTGAATATGATGAAGCTATTACTCATGCTGAAGGAAGTTTAAAGTTCAGGTGGGTTAAAACAGACGGTGATGTAAAGATAAAATGGGAAGGTGAAGTTGAATCCCATTCTGATATGAATTTCAAACTTGTTATAAACAGTGGAACATGGTTTAAATCTACAACCACCTATAACAAATTCTTCCACAGGCTTGGACATGATAAATTAGCAAACCTGGAAGGAAGAGAATCGGTTGATCCAGTTAATAACACCCCTGGTGGAAAATTCGTATTTCACGAAGATTATGACCCTGATGTAGATTACTACACTGTTTATGAAAAATTCAGCCAGGTATTTGATTTTAACCTTGACAATGATAGCCCATTTAAACATGTTCAGGTTGGTTTAAGCTCAATGGGCAGAAAAGGTTATCATCAGATTAATGGGTTGTCTCACTGTGATTCCTGCCACATCACTTCCAAGGCAGGGAAGACTGATGAAATGACTTATGATTTATGGGTAAAGGCAGACGCAAAGGTTGGTAATACTGATATTTCTTACAAAGGAACATACTCAAAATTCAACAACAGGGCTGATCAATACTCCTTTTACTATGATTTACCAAGACACCCTGTAAAAGGCACTCTGGTAGATGAATTTGCCTCAAGGACAATCTTTGGTGGGGAAAGACTTCCTGCAGATTACAACAATGATAATGAGATGTTTGAAAATGCAGTTTCTATTGAAAGTGTAATTTCACCAAAAGACACAATTTATGCTAAACTTCTCTATTCTACTCAGAAGAATAAAGCCATTGACCTGCAAATGGACACTAAAGCAGGTTCTCTCCGTTACACAAGAAAATTCTCTAAAAACTTCAGATTTGATGCTTATTTCTCCTATTACACAATAGACAATGACGATTACTTTGTTGATCTTCCAAACTGGAGAGTAACCGGAGACCCAATGGCTTTCACAAGATACTCTTCTTTTAACAGAGATGTATCTTACTTCAAATTAAGGGGAATATACAAATTCTCTCCAAATCAGAGGTTAACCTTTACCTACAGGTACCAGCAGATTGATAGGGATAATCTGATTGTTAACTATGAAAACAAATCAACTGACACAACAAAGAACCTGTTTAAAATAAGGTATGACGGAAGGTTTGAAGGATCAAGGGCATTCTTTGAAGTATCCTACGAAGACATTGATCATCCTTTTGAAAGCTATAATGGAATTTACGAAGAATCCTATCACAACTATAGTAATGGACCACTTTGGTACTATTTAAGGGAAAGAAGTGGAGAGGCTACTTCATTGCCCAATCAGGACTTTAAAATTAAGGGTTCATTTACAATTGATTTAACTGACAACTCCTCTTTGAATATCTACGGAAATTACAGAGACGGCGAGAATGACGAGTTAAACACTTACAAAATGGATTTGACAGCTAAAAATGCTGGATTTGATTACTTTGTTCAGTTGAATGACAATACCGTTATTACTTTAGGGTACGATTATTCAAACGGCTCTCAAACAACGCTGTTTGCCGTGCCCATAATGGATGGGTGA
- a CDS encoding PLP-dependent cysteine synthase family protein encodes MKTFLDLVGNTPLVELKRFSKPEKNVRIFAKLEMFNPSGSLKDRIVKYMIEKAEKEGKLKKDMIIVEASSGNTGIALSMICNLKGYKCRIFMPESKSMERRVMIRAWGGELILTDPTNQNSHIEAAEELCSKDPEKYYYFNQNGDQGNTEAHYITGKEIARDLKDEGVDYFVAGLGTGGTLMGVSKALKEEFGDRVKIIGVHPATPISHIEGLLHLDGSYVPPIWDKDKIDSLETVTDEEAYKYTRELALKEGIFAGISSGANLCQALKIAEKVENANIVFICGDRGERYLSTKLCDVYRY; translated from the coding sequence ATGAAAACTTTTCTGGATTTAGTTGGGAACACACCTCTTGTTGAATTAAAGAGGTTTTCAAAACCTGAAAAAAATGTGCGTATTTTTGCAAAATTGGAGATGTTTAATCCTTCTGGTTCATTAAAGGACAGGATTGTTAAATACATGATTGAAAAGGCTGAAAAAGAAGGAAAATTAAAAAAGGATATGATAATTGTAGAAGCATCAAGTGGAAATACAGGTATTGCCCTCTCAATGATATGCAATTTAAAAGGATACAAGTGCAGGATTTTTATGCCTGAAAGCAAAAGTATGGAAAGAAGGGTAATGATAAGGGCCTGGGGAGGAGAGTTGATTTTGACAGATCCAACCAATCAGAATAGCCATATTGAGGCTGCAGAGGAGTTGTGCTCAAAAGATCCTGAAAAATACTATTACTTTAACCAGAATGGAGACCAGGGCAATACAGAAGCCCATTATATAACTGGAAAAGAGATTGCACGGGATTTAAAGGATGAGGGGGTTGACTACTTTGTGGCAGGATTGGGAACAGGTGGCACTTTAATGGGTGTCTCAAAAGCTTTGAAAGAGGAATTTGGAGATAGAGTAAAGATAATAGGGGTTCACCCTGCCACTCCGATAAGCCATATTGAAGGTTTGCTGCACCTTGACGGAAGTTATGTCCCACCTATCTGGGATAAGGATAAAATAGACTCACTTGAAACTGTAACAGACGAGGAAGCATACAAATACACAAGAGAATTAGCACTTAAAGAAGGTATTTTTGCCGGGATATCAAGCGGGGCGAACCTATGTCAGGCATTAAAGATTGCTGAAAAGGTTGAAAATGCGAATATTGTTTTTATATGCGGGGATAGAGGAGAAAGATACCTTTCAACGAAACTCTGTGATGTTTACAGGTATTAG
- the radC gene encoding RadC family protein: protein MKPREKLIECGANKLKDEELLAILLRTGIKGKPVVQFSKEILKEFGGFSGLLDADIKDLIKVKGLNTSKATLLKALLEIVHRYFREKITLSEFKLQNPESVYKFLMSSIKWEDREKFSVLFVNNASNLIDCETLFMGNVNSIPLFISEILKKALRKGSRGIIVAHNHLTENIKPSNEDIRFTKRLLDACNIVEIELIDHIIYNPQGYFSFKSEGII, encoded by the coding sequence ATGAAACCGAGAGAAAAATTAATTGAATGTGGAGCAAATAAGTTAAAAGACGAAGAATTGCTTGCCATTCTTTTGAGGACAGGGATTAAAGGAAAGCCTGTTGTTCAGTTTTCAAAGGAAATTTTAAAAGAATTTGGTGGATTTTCTGGTTTGCTTGACGCAGATATAAAGGATTTAATCAAAGTAAAAGGATTAAATACTTCAAAGGCAACTTTGCTAAAAGCATTATTGGAGATTGTTCACCGATATTTCAGGGAAAAGATAACATTATCTGAGTTTAAGTTACAAAATCCAGAAAGTGTATATAAGTTTTTAATGTCTTCAATTAAATGGGAAGATAGGGAAAAATTCAGTGTCCTCTTTGTAAACAATGCTTCAAATCTAATAGATTGTGAAACACTTTTTATGGGAAATGTGAACTCTATCCCCCTTTTTATCTCAGAGATTTTAAAAAAGGCTTTAAGAAAGGGAAGCAGGGGGATAATTGTCGCCCATAACCATTTAACTGAGAATATTAAGCCAAGCAATGAGGATATCAGGTTTACAAAAAGGCTTTTAGATGCATGCAATATAGTAGAAATTGAATTGATAGACCACATAATCTATAACCCTCAGGGGTATTTTTCTTTCAAATCAGAGGGAATTATTTAG
- a CDS encoding Hsp20/alpha crystallin family protein, with the protein MINDIFYELKHLEDEIKRIISLSPERQVTGFVPPMDIFEKEGKVIIYMDLPGFNAKDIKIESEGRHLKISGIKRIDKTGDKDLNFICIERKFGNFERRIFLGNTPDIEKIEAVLSKGVLKVTIPFVQEQAKKVEVKIKEEE; encoded by the coding sequence GTGATTAATGACATCTTCTATGAACTTAAACACCTTGAAGATGAAATAAAAAGAATAATATCTCTTTCCCCTGAAAGACAGGTAACAGGGTTTGTTCCACCTATGGATATCTTTGAAAAAGAAGGTAAGGTTATTATCTACATGGATCTACCTGGATTCAATGCAAAGGATATAAAAATAGAAAGCGAAGGAAGACATTTGAAAATCAGCGGTATAAAAAGAATTGACAAAACAGGGGATAAGGACTTAAATTTCATATGTATCGAGCGTAAGTTCGGTAATTTTGAAAGAAGAATTTTCCTTGGAAATACCCCCGACATAGAGAAAATTGAAGCGGTTTTATCAAAAGGGGTTTTGAAAGTAACAATCCCATTTGTTCAAGAACAAGCAAAAAAAGTGGAAGTTAAAATCAAAGAAGAGGAGTAG
- the nrdR gene encoding transcriptional regulator NrdR — MRCPYCRENKDKVIDSREINEGRVIRRRRECLNCGKRFTTYERVEENPLRVIKRDGRIESFNRDKLLRGILKACEKRPVKIEDIENLIDDIVVQLYQKGDREIPATEIGEIVMEKLKSLDSVAYVRFASVYRDFKDVEEFLKEIQRLMKKGGKSD, encoded by the coding sequence ATGAGGTGTCCGTATTGTCGTGAAAACAAAGATAAAGTAATAGATTCAAGAGAGATTAACGAAGGAAGGGTTATAAGAAGAAGGAGAGAGTGTTTAAACTGCGGAAAGAGGTTTACAACTTATGAAAGGGTGGAAGAAAACCCTTTAAGGGTTATTAAAAGAGATGGAAGAATTGAAAGCTTTAACAGGGACAAATTGCTCAGAGGAATTTTAAAAGCCTGCGAAAAAAGACCTGTAAAAATTGAAGATATAGAAAATTTAATAGATGACATTGTAGTTCAGTTGTATCAAAAGGGGGACAGGGAAATACCAGCGACAGAGATTGGTGAGATAGTTATGGAAAAGCTAAAAAGCCTTGATTCCGTTGCCTATGTGCGCTTTGCCTCTGTTTACAGAGACTTTAAAGATGTTGAAGAATTTTTAAAGGAAATTCAAAGGTTAATGAAAAAGGGGGGCAAAAGTGATTAA
- a CDS encoding 3',5'-cyclic-nucleotide phosphodiesterase → MKVEVLGCSGGKDKNSNLPSFLIDGKILFDCGSVCSSLSVERQGDIEVCFISHAHFDHICDLPFVADNLSISGKNLRIFATKETLKLISENVFNGKIWPDFRKIPDRENPTLIFEEVSDGEVLKIEGYEIEFFNVYHTEGSIGFIISDEKSKLAYTADTYQTNGLWKKLYEKGVKSIITECSFPSKRGKIAEVSYHLSVETFIQELKKMDKFDNIFVFHLKPHYKDLIEKELKSFDVKILKDGEIIEI, encoded by the coding sequence ATGAAGGTTGAAGTATTAGGTTGCTCAGGCGGAAAAGACAAAAATTCGAATCTTCCTTCTTTTTTAATTGATGGCAAAATTCTATTTGATTGTGGTTCTGTATGCTCTTCACTCTCTGTAGAGAGACAGGGAGATATTGAAGTTTGTTTTATATCACATGCACATTTTGACCATATATGCGACCTTCCCTTTGTTGCAGATAATCTATCTATTTCTGGGAAAAATCTTAGAATTTTTGCGACAAAAGAAACATTGAAATTAATCTCAGAAAATGTTTTTAACGGGAAAATATGGCCGGATTTTAGAAAAATTCCAGACAGAGAGAATCCTACTTTGATATTCGAAGAGGTTTCAGATGGAGAGGTTTTGAAAATTGAGGGATACGAGATTGAGTTTTTTAATGTATATCACACAGAGGGAAGTATAGGTTTTATTATAAGTGATGAAAAATCAAAACTGGCATATACGGCAGATACATACCAAACAAACGGGTTATGGAAAAAACTTTATGAAAAAGGGGTAAAGTCAATTATTACTGAATGTTCTTTCCCTTCAAAGAGGGGAAAAATCGCTGAAGTAAGCTATCACCTCTCTGTTGAAACATTTATTCAAGAATTAAAAAAGATGGACAAATTTGACAATATCTTTGTCTTTCACTTAAAACCACATTATAAAGATTTGATTGAAAAAGAATTGAAATCGTTTGATGTAAAAATTTTGAAGGACGGGGAAATTATTGAGATTTAA